Proteins encoded together in one Lathyrus oleraceus cultivar Zhongwan6 chromosome 5, CAAS_Psat_ZW6_1.0, whole genome shotgun sequence window:
- the LOC127085076 gene encoding mediator of RNA polymerase II transcription subunit 32: MGTDRRGIGVRETTSSIFHSTPKSQLNLNYQGSMDSVVDSLNTAYQDFVAAAATVLEAKETATPHKTAATDTALESFKQKWELFRVACDQAEEYVESVKQRIGSECLVDEATGHVVGKAGQATMTTLPPISAVRLEQMSKAVRWLVIELQHGSGAGSSSSSAPFDARFSEDAAQ; encoded by the exons ATGGGTACCGACCGCCGTGGCATTGGTGTAAGAGAAACAACAAGTTCCATTTTTCACTCAACTCCCAAATCCCAACTCAATCTCAACTACCAAG GCTCGATGGATAGTGTGGTTGATTCTCTAAATACTGCCTATCAAGATTTTGTTGCTGCAGCAGCGACTGTTCTTGAAGCCAAAGAAACTGCCACCCCTCATAAAACCGCAGCAACAGATACTGCTCTTGAAAGCTTTAAGCAAAAGTGGGAATTGTTTAGAGTGGCGTGTGATCAAGCCGAGGAGTATGTGGAGTCTGTGAAGCAAAGGATTGGATCAGAGTGTTTAGTGGACGAGGCTACGGGGCATGTGGTAGGAAAGGCTGGACAAGCTACCATGACTACTCTTCCACCCATCAGTGCGGTTCGCTTGGAACAGATGAGTAAAGCTGTTCGTTGGCTTGTGATTGAATTGCAGCATGGCTCTGGAGCAGGTTCTTCTAGTTCCTCAGCCCCTTTTGATGCCAGGTTTTCTGAAGATGCTGCTCAATAG